The DNA window ccagaaatcagattctggcaggcaatcactttttggcacgacaccgGCAATCAATTCTTAGATGATTTTTCgagggatttgttgacaataagaaaattcaaaatataaCCAGATTGTCCCCatgttgaataaataaataataacaagccCTCTTTTCCCCTCAGATGGCAGTGGTGACTTGAGTCAATCCCAGGTCATTGGAGTCCTCCCAGCCCTGGTAGGGCATAGAGGACGTGTCCATGGCTAGTCATACAGGTCTGGCTTGCCTCATATCTCCCCGGTTTTCTGTGGGACATGAATGGTCCCGCAGGGTGCTCCTCACCTGGCTCGCCCCACGACAGCCTCTCTGTCCCTGGGCGCCACCAGGGCAGCAGAAGTCCCTGAAACACCTCTTGAAGTTCTCATCCAAGAAGCCGTAGAGGATGGGGTTGAGGCTGCTGTTGGTGTAGCCCAACGCCACACAGAAGAAATAGGCAGCCATGACAGCGGTGGTCTCAGGCACGTTGCCACACAGCGCCTTGACCAAGATGAAGATGTGGATGGGCGTCCAGCACACCACGAATACGGCGACCACCACCAGAACCAGACGGGTGATCCGGCGCAGGTTGCGGTCCTTCTCGCGTGAGCCTGACAGCAGGCGCACGCTCTTCAGCCGCATGACCATCAGCGTGTAGCAGacggtgatgatgatgacgggCGCCACGAAGGCAAAGATGAAGACGCAGATCTTCATCAGGGTGTCCCAGTAGCTGTAGGGTTCAGGGAACTGTAGGGCGCACTCTGTCGTCCCTGATAGTCACAGAACAACAGAGTTGACGAGTCAAAcgcagaatgacaaaaaaaaaacagacatgctcacaatgacaatgataacatgctgatgttaagGAGAtaaaacaacctggtctcacaggaatccgtgaaatagccacggattcgcttaactcaaaatccgtggaatagccacggaatcactcaaatttccgtgaaactgacacggatttcgctacaatgcaagttaatgacagtcatatcccgtggctattccaacatacaaagtgattatgtacattcactgagtgaatatttagaaaataaaacatatatttcttgctagaaatgtgatcaaaatccatttttatgcagaaactaagtcaaaatattgattttttcactaaaaatgagagaactgtccgccatgttttttgttctgaccgccgggaccttgaaagtcacgtgacttggaacaaaccaataggaaaaaatattaacttgcattgtatcgaaatccgtgtcagtttcacggaaatttgagcgattctgtggctattccacggattttgagttaagtgaatcagtggctatttcacggattcctgtgagaccaggttcagatAAAAAGGTTTACCCGGACCCTGATGTTTATTCCACCTTATCTGCACTCCACATCACGTAATTGGTCAATACTCAGACTACAAATGGACACCAGAATGCACCTGATACCAAAATCTTACAACTTTTTTATAGAGATTAAATCctacttttaaattaaatttgaaaaataataattaaaaactacTTTGGGGGGTTTAAAGTAAAGGGTTGTCAAAAAGTTATAGGGTCACTAAAGTTTTTAGACTTTGTTCAGAAAATAACtgaagtaaaatattacatggcaatccatccaatagttgtcaAGATATAACTATTACAAAAGTCAGACTCATGGTGATGCTAGATGAATGACAGTGGATCACTGAAATCAGCAAGATTCAGGCTTTTGGAGTTATGAATGTGTGTAATAAATTTCCTGACAGTCCAATATTTGTTGAGTTATTTCAGTGTGAGCAGACAGACTGAAGCCTTCAGCCGTGGCTAACAGCTGTGATGTCAGATCCTACGATGCATTAAGGCTGTCAGTACAGAGAGGGAAATAATCGGATTGATCTCTAATACCTCTGGGCAAAGCGTTATATCATTGTGAGCATGAACAATctatcagaaaaaataaatctttcaaGCTCTATTCTCCAACGAGGACCCCATTATGCCCATTATTGCTTCATCTGGTCAGGTAGCTGTGATGTAGGGCCTCATCAAACCTGCAGAACATCCTCTTCAGGGAATTTGAAGGATGCTTCCTGCAGCTAATTGAGATAATCCAGAGCAAGGGTGTTGCAATGAAATGGGGCTTCAAGTTTGAAATTGGCTGTAAGGATCACTTTGCCGCTGACAGACATTTTGTCATAGCAGGCACAGAGATGAAATAAACCACAGAGAGATGAGAAGAAACCCTATTAAACATCAAAGGTGACAGTGGGACCAGAGTGTAAAAAGGTTCAAGGTACCGTTATTGCTCTTTGTGCCGCCAAGCACCATGGCGGGGATCCCAGCCGCAGACGACAGCACCCAGATGATCACGTTGATGATCTTGGCCTTGACGGGTGTGCGGAAATCCAGGGCCTTGACCGGATGGCACACGGCCACATATCGGTCCACGCTCATCATGGTCAAGGTGAAGATGCTGGTAAACATGTTGTAGTAATCGATGGAGATGAAGACTTTGCACGCCACCTCGCCGAACGGCCAGGAGCTGAGCAGGTAGTCGGTGCTCTGGAAGGGCATGGTGGTGGTGACCAGGGCGTCGGCCACGGCCAGGTTGAAGATGTAGATGTTGGTGGCGGTTTTCATTTTGGTGTATCTGTTGTGAGGGGAAAGGAGGAAGACGCTGAATGGATTTGATTGTCATTCAACTGTTGTTctgtcaacctggtctcacagaaaaccgtgaaatagccacggatttcgctcaaatttccgtgaaactgacatggatttcgctacaatgcaagttaatgacagtcatatcccgtggctattccaacatacaaagtgattatgtacatcactgagtgaagatttagaaaataaaacatatatttctcgctagaaatgtgatcaaaatccatttttatgcagaaactaagtcaaaatgttgatttttcactaaaaatgagagaactgtccatgttttttattctgaccgctgggaccttgaaagtcacgtgacttggaacaaaccaatagccacaggatgtgactgtcattaacttgcattgtagcgaaatccgtgtcagtttcacggaaatttgagcgattccgtggctatttcacggatttctgtgagaccaggttgccttAGAAGAGGAAGAAAGTTAATGGAATAATTTTTTGAGATTAGGATTAGTTGTTGCTcagatctttttttctgaacaaACAGATTAACTTAACCatgcaatatgtaattttcatCCTCTAGGGGCTTCTCATTCAAAGCGATAACAAGAGACGGTGTCATTGCCATCAGTTTTCCCCAGTTAGGATTATTTTAGTATAATAAATTCAGGTTTTTTAAAGAGAGCCAaattatttgcatatttctgctcctctccaaaacaaacagacctaGTGATTAAAACCAGTATAAACAGTGATTAAAGCAGTCTCATTtacaaaatcagtgttttttttactctgtttaGCACATTACCGGGGTGGCTGCTAGCCAAGTTGGTGCTAACAGCATTTCAGCTTtaattcaggaggtttttactggCAGCTGAATTATCCACAGAGTTCCCCTTCTCTCTTCAAAATGGCCCTGTGATTTTACCCAGAAAAAATGTGACTTAAAGTGGATAAAAAGTCGACCACGACCAACCAAGGGTGATTTGACACTATTGGCAGGTGACAGACACAGATAGTTTCCTTGATTAAAACAGATTTCTCTGGGTTCAAACACTGTTGGAAACTGTTCAgataatgtaagtacacaactcaaaATGTACAACATACTGTAGGTCTGGGCATTTTAGTACATTTTCATGTGGAAAGATGACATACTATGCCTTTAAAGAAGCCAAAATACTGTATATGGCCTGCACATGTACAAGACAAAGGGATAGCTATTGGGATAAAGAACACTTTGGCTTTACCAGATGAGCCATCAGAGGAACTATTGACATTGCAATCACTGCAAACCTTGTTACAATCTCTAATGATTGTCGTCATTGGTGAATGAAAAATAGGTCAGGTTGCGAGAATCAAGAGTCagttcaccaataaaaaaacacctttaaagACGTGCACATGCACAGGAAACACCATGTAAGGGCACACAGGATTCGCAACAGCAGATTCTTCTAATGAATCAAGTGACagcattttgattgattttctcTTGGTTGCACAGTAAAAAGAATACATgattaagaaaaacaacaaatttgaGACGACCCAGCACCAGTTTGATTGATATTCAAGGAattgcatgtttaaaaaaagcaacacaaataaggaaaataaatgaaaacggAGACATTTGTTTGTGCAAATGAAATAATTCACACGTGaagaattttaatttaagatctccctttctgtctttttgatgGCCCTGCAGAGACTTGGATGCAAGTTATCcaaaactcaaaacacacccagtattaacttatgttgtttaaaaatgaacaggCACTGAATTTCCTATTGCTTTCTGAACCATGCGCATGCAGGCAAGCGCGCTATTTCACACGCAGTGACATGAGTGGCATTGCTTTTCACTAAACAAGAATAACTGACACATTTCAAAGCAGTAAACTCACCTAATGATGACATACATCACCAAACAATTGCCGGCCAAGCCCACCACAAACACCACGGAGTACACCGCCACTATGATGGGGATGATGGGCGACATGGGCTCGGGTTCAGCGTCCCAGGTGCCGTTGGGTGTGTAGTTGAAGATGTCCGACGAGCCGGGTTGCCAGGTgaggtttgggaaacactcctCCGGCTGACCCGAGGGACACCGGTCGTCTTTGTAGATGTGCACCACGCCgctctccatggtgctgaacGCAGCCTGCACCGgccgggctgctgctgctgctgctgctgctgggcgtAAACTGACAGCTCAACTTCAACAGATACCGGTCCAAATGAAGCGATGACTGCTACGAGAAAAACAACCCACGAAGTCTCTATTAGCACAGATTATGTGAAGTCTCCAGTGAAGAAGCGCGCAACAGCCCGCGCTCAAGGACACCATGAAACACCACCACCTTACCTGGGTTAGGATTCCAAAAAGTTCATGCACATACAACACTGAATGAGAGTTTCTTTTTGGGACGCTCAGCCGCACATTAAAATCAGGATGCTGCTGGATATATGGCACAAAAGAAAAGGTTTCTGGGTAGTTTGTGTGGACGAGCTGAACATTCACTGCCTGTGCCACCGCTGCATCCCCGAAGGTGCGCACTGGAAGCCCGCACTGCTCATTCAGTGACATCAGAGGCTGAGCCAACAGATATGACAGTATCCAGCCAGAAGAATCGACCTAACCACATGCATCACAGCCAGATagaaacatacagtatgtaccACATGCAATTcacttttaatttacattattatagGTCACTTTATGTTGTATTATTTCTGGTGAAATGCACCATTTATGACACCTCACACTCCAAAGGTTACCATTAAAACACCTGGTTCCCTCTTCAGTCACATTcacctaatatatatatatctatatatataatgagTTCACAAGTGTCCTCTAGGAAAAGTAAAACTAAGTGTGCGACAATATCATGTGCACATctttctgaaaatgtttaaattccCATCAGTGCTGCCATGAGATGTTCCCTAGCAACTCATGTGAATGCAACAGCGACAATGCAAACATGAAGATTCCTATCAGATGATGAAGAGGCATCAAGTCAGAAGGACACTCAACAGCAACCTTCAGATGATGGCATCTGTATGTTCACGCAGCAGCGACTCACGAGGAATGTGTAAAATAACACAGATATAATTTATTATGGAGGGGaaatttaaagacattaaacacTAAGTCATTTTCATAATTTACTTTCAGCTCTGTTCTGCTCATAacttgcacctttttttttacgt is part of the Centropristis striata isolate RG_2023a ecotype Rhode Island chromosome 11, C.striata_1.0, whole genome shotgun sequence genome and encodes:
- the oprk1 gene encoding kappa-type opioid receptor is translated as MESGVVHIYKDDRCPSGQPEECFPNLTWQPGSSDIFNYTPNGTWDAEPEPMSPIIPIIVAVYSVVFVVGLAGNCLVMYVIIRYTKMKTATNIYIFNLAVADALVTTTMPFQSTDYLLSSWPFGEVACKVFISIDYYNMFTSIFTLTMMSVDRYVAVCHPVKALDFRTPVKAKIINVIIWVLSSAAGIPAMVLGGTKSNNGTTECALQFPEPYSYWDTLMKICVFIFAFVAPVIIITVCYTLMVMRLKSVRLLSGSREKDRNLRRITRLVLVVVAVFVVCWTPIHIFILVKALCGNVPETTAVMAAYFFCVALGYTNSSLNPILYGFLDENFKRCFRDFCCPGGAQGQRGCRGASQVRSTLRDHSCPTENRGDMRQARPV